The Corvus moneduloides isolate bCorMon1 chromosome 4, bCorMon1.pri, whole genome shotgun sequence genomic interval ATCAGTAGTTTATATCAAAATAACGGTTTCCGTGTATGAAGTTAGAGACAATGAGTGAATTCTGACTGTAAATGTTCCTCCCTGTTCTTATGCCTGCTAATGTACACTTATCTGAccatattttaatgtatttaatggATTTTCTAAGACTTTtgactgaaaatgcaaataaccTGCCACAAGAATACTGAAGCCTAAGAGATGCTGTGGTTcgagcacagagcacagaaccaGCAGGgcctgtgttttgtgtttgaaagcaaaaccacttgtgttaaaactaaaaaattttGAGTGGAAATTCAGACCATTAGACTTTACATTGAAATGGGTATATTTCCACACTGTGAACTTGGCTGACACAGGTTTTTCTCagtctcattttcctttcaagtttACCTACTTAATTTTTCACTCCAACTCCTACTTTGttccttcccaaatcccccatTCTGATAGTGACGGTGTCCAACAGCTTGGCCTTTACATGTTTGACAGCTGGTCTCGGCTCATCAGCCAGCACTGGTTCCAGCACCGATGATGTGTTTACCAGGGGCTTTTCcaagccctgcctgctctgacAAAGTACTGTGGATCTATTTTTTGCCTGGCCTGTGTAGCAGTAGCCTTGTGAAGGTCACGGAAATAGTCCTGCACCTTGCCTGCTCGGCCCTGCAGCAACAGTAGTAAAGTCCTGCCACTATCCACAGCAGGGCAATCAAAGGTCTTTCCTCCTGCTGATGCAGAATCAGAAGGCACTGGGACAAGATGGAGAGGTGGAGTGGACACATGGATGAGACAACAGATACACATTACTTGATGGCCTGCTGAAGTTGGGAAAAGCCAGAAGAGACAAGACTGTTAAGCTCTTCTCTGACCATCACCCGCAGTCTGCATGGGGTGAGATGTCACCTGCGCTGCCCCTGATTCTTGATCCGGGCAGTCCTGGACTCCTTACTGCCAGTCTTGGTAACTCTTTTCTCACCACAGATCTTGTGACCTGTGTGAAATAAGGGATTGTCAGGAAACATTTCTATTATAAAGAGGCTTTTCTCCCTGTCCTGAAGTTCTTTGTATCTTGCTGACCTTCACGTGGAAGCATTAGGCAAGTGTTCTATGAATCCAGGCTGTGCAGACTGGGAGCCGAATCGCAGTGTATTCATCAGAAAATACCCTTGAGCAACCTAAGAAATACCCAAGGCGGATCTCCCCGCTGGTTCCGTTTCCGGGCGGTCGGTGTCACCAagggcggcggggcggcccgAGGCGCGGCCCGCCCCAAGATGGCGGAGTACGTGCAAGTGCTGAAGCGGGCGCTGAAGCACATCGGCGGCCACGGCGGCGCCCGCGGCgccatcctgcagctgctcaggtaatgcggcgggcggcggggcctCCCCGCTGCGCGACCGCCGCCCCGCGGGGTCACCTTGGCGGGGGCagccgggcgggggcgggcgcgCTGCCCCGCGCGAAGCGGcgccggcggggctggggctgcgggggcGCTGCCGCGGCTGAGGGGGCGCTGCCTGAGGCGGGCGGTGCGCGCGGCCGGGCAGGCCTCGGGAAGagcccgctccgccccgcccgccgTGCGTTCCGCCGAGGCGGCGCGTCCCGGTCGGTACTGGGTGCTGTGCTCAGAGCGGTCTCCACGCAGGGCCCGCggctgttttctcttcttgagGCACCTTGGAGGGTTCCTGGATGCTGAGCTGTCGGTGTTGCCCGGACAGGTGTTCCTGGTGTTCAGCCGCGGTCTGTGGTCTGTTGCCACAGCCGTGTCTCTGCTGTAGCTGCACTCGATGCTTATGCGTACGCCATCGTCCTCTTTGCTCTGGGTCACCTCAGGTTGGCAGTGGTTTTCTTAAAAGCGCACAAATCTGGGAGCCGTGCATCTGCTGAAATCCCGTGGTGTAAAGCAAGAGAATTACTTCATTTGCCTTACTGGCTCTATTTCTTCTAATTCACTTCAAACTGCAGGTCACCTCTGCTCTTTGGCAATGGATTGTCACTGCTGACCTATGCTCAGCTTTGGATGCCCTCCAGCCCCAGTGGCATTTTGTGCAAAATTAGTTGCAGCCTTTGTTTCCATTCATGTCTGAGTACTTTCTTCCCCAACTACAGAACCTTACGCTTACCCACATTAaactttctcctgttttttttttcctctcactcaCATCTCATCTTTCTTGTATTTTGCACTGTGATACAGCAAGTTTGAAGGTGCTCCCAAATAGGAGCTGCAGGTTTACTAGGGCACTCTTTTTGCATTCAAATCCTTGATGAAATGTAGGGTGGAAGTCTAAATGGTATGTGATCCAAATTCAGCAGTGTCAGTAACCCGTGTTGTATTTATAGTTGATCCTGGCAAAAGTATTAGGACATATACAGTGAATGTTGTAGGCCTGACCACATGCtacaaagctatttttttaatcaatattgAGAAGTCAGGAATATGGGATAGGGGTGATTTGCAAAGACAAAATTCTCTGCCATATATTAATGGCTTTCTTATGTTAGAACAAACAAGCCAAGCTTTCTGAGCCTTCTTGAAAGCTTCCTCCCAGATCCCCCCCCAATCATCATAGCCCTTTTCCCGTTATTTCTTGTGGCTTAAATTGATCTGTTCTGAAAAGTTAAACATAACATTTTACACAGTTTGTGATCAGGCCTCACCAGTATTTTAATATAGTGGCTTTAGTACCTGTTGAGCAGTAAGACAATACATGGTTTCCCTGGCTAGTGCTTTACTGCTATTATAATTACTATTTTCTGTCACACACCTTCCCCCTGCCTCCAGgttgttttctcctctttgttttccttctcaggcTGTAGTTATTACTCTGACAGTTCTCAAGAagaaatggagctggggaaatgAACATGTGGAAGAGTTTGAGTATTAGGTTTCATCAGAGTGCCTCTTCCTAAGCACAGCTTAATGAATGTCTCCTCAGAGATCGTTTGTGAGTCTAAGATCGCAGACTGTGTTGACACCTTTCcaccacacagaaaaagaaggcaGGCAAGACTGGAGACAGTGCtgtccttcttttccttcagaagacTGAAGTTAGGTGTGTTAGGTGGGGAATCACACCTGATCCTCGTAACCACACCAACCACAAACACAattgctgcctcctgctcacCTTTCAAGCCATTAAATCATCCATCCCAGCTAAAGGAATAGGCTTAGTACTTAAATGAAGAGTGATCAAGGTGTTCTTTCTTGCAACAGTTGATTTTAAGAAGTAATCACtgataactggaaaaaaattatttatccaaGTCAGGAGACTGTTTCTCTgaatttccctgcttttctctaTGTGTTTTTcactgaggcagctgcagcagatttATATGTTATGAAGTCAAATTATTAAGAGCCTTTGTGGCTGGAAACATTCTCTTTACTTAAAACTCAGTGAAATtggctggaaaatattttctggaagCCATAAATACCTCTCAGTGTCTGATATCAGTATTCAGAGCGTGAAGTCAGGACAAGGGCGTAAGAACACTttaaagaaagggaagggaaaaaggaagggagagcagcagtggaatggctcttttttttctgaagctggGAGTTTGGGCTTGTAAAGCTGAGCCAGAGATCTTTAAGTGTTTCTTCGATAGAGGAGAGATGTGTCAGAGAATCTCTCTGCCTGCCACCACAGAGGTTTAAAACAAGTACCTGCTGGAACGATTGTCACTTTCACACAccctgggagaaaaaacaacaaaaaaatcttcatctgACCACATTCCTTCTCACTTGGGATTGAGTTGAGAGTGTGCATAATACCACAAACAACTAAAACCTTTGAGAGGAAACTTTTCTTTATCTAATTCTGCCTGGGATGAATgtcagtaaaaagaaaaacaaagttgtAGATATAGAGGGAGAAGAGCACTTCAGTTCATTTTAAGGTTTTATCATTAGCATGTAAATCATAGGCTCAGTTTAATTATTGATCTCTACAATAATGTTAAAATATGTTCTTTATAAAGAGTTAAAACTCGTATATACCTTATCTGGGTCAATGTAAGTCTCACGGAGTTGCAGGGTGAATGCTTGCATCTTTCACACTTACGCAAAAGCAAGAAAGTAACAATTATAGTGTAGGGTTTAGCATGTATTTCCTTGGCAAGCAGCTGCAATGGCCTAAAATACTGCTATTCCTGTCTTGGAGGTTACTGCCCACACAGCCATGGGAAGTCTCTTGTGCTGCTTCAGTGCTGACCACTTCAAATAGCAATTCAGGCTGAAATAGTAGCTACTAACAGTTGAGAAGGATGGTAACATTTTCTACTAAGTGGATTAACATGTGACTCTGGGACTCCCACAGTATTTAAGGTTTTATGGGTGTTAAATTGTAGAGTTGCTTTATCTTCCACTATAATGAGCTTTTAAATAAGTAAGAGTTCCTGAAAGCATTTTTGTATGGGTTTTATCATCCTGCCAGTGGGGTGCACATTAGTTGCAGGAATTGGTGATGGTGATTGTTTTACAATCCTTAAGCTtgaatagttttttaaaaaaatatctttgcatACATGTGTACAGGTTTTTACTAGCCCCTAAGAAACCTCTGCCACAATTTCATTCTGAGAGGATGCCAATTTAAATTGTTGTTTTGATAATTCACAGGGTCAATGATTTGAAGACTGGTAATCTGATAGGAACTGACAAATATGGAAACAAATACTATGAAGACAAAAGAAACTTCTTTGGTATGTGTGCTAATGTGAACACCTCCCACCCAACTGTGCAGCTTTCACATAGCTTGTGTGCTTTCTGCTAGTGAAATACAACTTGTTGCCTGCCTGACTTCCCTGCACTTGACTTGTGTGAGTCTTAGACAAGGAACTCACAGAAATGCTTTGAcagcttctgtttctctgtagCATCCCTCAATTCATTTGCAAACACAGTCAATCTGAAACAATAAATATGGGATAAATAAAAGCCAGTTAGATGGTTTCCATGTAGGTAAAGCTATATGATCATGTGATTTAGAGTTGAATTTGGTCCTTGACCTAAAGGCTGGTAGTTTAACAGGTGGGCAGAGAAGGAGAACTACTTTTATAACTGCCTCACAGCTCTACTCACTTACATGATCACTTCAGGGCAAAGAGCACAGATTAGCTTAAACTTCCTATTACCTTAAGTAATGGGATTTTAAATCAAGTTTGTAGAGTGCTTAAAAAGGCAGCACCTAAAGCAACACAGGTGACACATAAGCAATTGACATGCTGGTCAGGCCAAGCTGACTGCTGACTGTAGGGTAACCAGGGAAAGCACTTGCTGGTTACCATTGCTTGGTAGTTTTGTATAGCTGAAATTTAGTTTACTCTTAGGTTATAAGTGGCAATGTCCTTTGGGAAAAGACTCTtcataacagagaaaaaaaatccccaaacctgTTTCTCTGCCTAAAAATTGCATAAGTCCCTATTTCCCATTACTTATACAATAGCCAGTATTTGCTTCTTTGTGAGAGTATTAGATTCAGTCATCCAAAACTACAGTAACAGTGGAAATACAGacaacttggggaaaaaaaagctgtgctggctttaAAATAAGTGCCCATTGTGGTAGATACTATCACTCAAAACGTTTTCCATTGGTTTTCCTGAATTCTCTCCtttatgtgaaaataatttacttttttgaACTAATGtgatatttctgtttgtttacttAAGGTCGACACAGATGGGTTGTATATACTGATGAAATGAATGGCAAAAATACCTTTTGGGAAGTTGATGGAAGCATGGTGCCCCCTGAATGGTAAATGATTTAGCTTAATAATGTGGACAGATTCTCATTGTAGttgctttatattttcttatcttACAaagcagaatattaaaaaaaaataatttcatggaTGTAGCTGTCTTGTCAGACTGGTCACTTCTAATGTTGAACTGCATTCATGTTTGTTGCTCACTGTCCTGGCAGAGGCACTCATTGCTTTTTGGATTGAGAAAAGCATTTTGCCAGCCAGATTGAGCAGGTCAAGATGGTcttctaattttctttattacttGTGATTCTCTGTTAATGGCTTGGCAAAGCCTTGGGCACCAGAAGTAAAaaatttgttattttcattataaGCAAGAAACTAAGAAACATATGGCAATGGTGGAACAGCATTCCTTAACCCACAGCCACTAACAGCATAATTGTTTCAGTTTATATACATTGATGTGGTTGTAAACATTAAAGTGCCAGGATGCTCCATATGTTGACTGCTCCTTGACTATAATTTTTAttgaggttttattttctgtttgtgcacTTCAGTAATAATTCTGTACAGCCTTGAGTTCCAGAAGGTCTCTGGCCATGCAGCTGTTgatcctttttttgttttcctagaaAACTCAGACCACATAAAGTAACAGTGTATCCTAGTAAAAACAATCTCTGTGCAATTCTTCAGGGACAGGAATAGCACTTCAGCCCCAAAGCAGCAAAAGGTGATACGAAGAGAGAAGTGTTTGAGAAGACTGAGCAAACACTGACATTTATTACTCCTGTGACAAATGCTCTGTGCCAAGGCTGGGACCGATTATAAAATCTCCTAAACTGTGGCTCTCACAGGAACATTTGAAGAATGCGTGGGTCGACTCTCTAGGCAGtcaattttatttcaagctCTCCCAGCCTTATAGTATGTTTAATGTGGTTAATGCTTTTTCCTGTCTTATTTGGTAAGAACTGAATGGCGTTGTTTTTGGAAGTGACATTAGAATCTCCAACACCAGGATGTTCATGCCTTGCTCTCTGCATAACTGTTGTTTGGTTCTGGTTGTTATCCAGTATTAGACTGTGCTGGCttttaagattttctttattttgaggCATAGGTTTTGTTtcgttttgttttttcctttgcttgggTTTATGTGATGTTTGTTGCCATTTACAAACCTCAGTAAAGGGTTTCTTCCTGAGAATCAAAGTGAAGTTTCAAGAGTTAAGTAGCTTGTTTAGTTCACAGAAATTAATGAGGTAGAAAAACTTCCTATCAAtgtgggaaaaattcctttaaaagaagcagtaaagatttcattattttcaagaCTGGTGAGTGTAATGAGGCACAAAATGGTAAACAGTCTTGTGTTCGAAGGTATTTTTGTCAGGAAACTTAGTTGTGCAGTACCATTCAGGCTTGtggatttggattttttggggggtgggggaaaatAAAGTGGGGGTGGTGTTTCTTGCTGATAAATGTGTATGTCCCATGGTAACATATGTTCATTCTTATATAGGAATCCTAGCTTTGTGACACATTTACATTACTGCTGTGTATTTCCATACAGCTTAGAGACATCTctaaaaatacaagtattttgACTGGGAATAAATGCTGTCttttaagactttttaaaaaattttatgtGGTGCTATAG includes:
- the NDUFA12 gene encoding NADH dehydrogenase [ubiquinone] 1 alpha subcomplex subunit 12 translates to MAEYVQVLKRALKHIGGHGGARGAILQLLRVNDLKTGNLIGTDKYGNKYYEDKRNFFGRHRWVVYTDEMNGKNTFWEVDGSMVPPEWHRWLHSMTDDPPTTHPPVARKFIWENHKFNVSGTPEQYVPYSTTRKKIHEWIPPKTASK